Below is a genomic region from Catenuloplanes atrovinosus.
CGGCGTGCTCGGCGACCGCGTCGAGATCGAGCGGATCGCCACGAACCTGCCCCGCACGCTCGCCGCCGCGGACGAGCAGCAGCAGGTCACCACGGCCACGGTCGCGTCCGTCGCGATTCTCGGTTCGGTGCTGACCGCGACCGCGCTGGCGCTGGCCGGGCGGCTGACCGCGGGCGTCCGTACCGTGGAGACCTCGCTCCTGACCGCGCTCGGCTTCAGCCGGCGGCAGCTGGCGGCCACCGCGGTCACCGAGTCGCTGCTGATCGCCGGGCTGGCGGTGGCGATCGGCGTGCCCGCGTCGTCCGGGCTGCACGCGAGCCTGACCCAGCTGCCCGCGCTGCGTGACGCCGGGCTGGCGGAACGCCCGGCCGTCACCGTGATCCAGGTGCTGGCGGTCGCCGGCGGCGCGCTCGCGCTGACCGCGGTGCTGGTGTCGCTGGCGCTGCGCCCGGTCACCGAGGTCCGCGCCCGCCGCGGCCGGGCTGAGCTGCTGGCCCGCTCCGGCGCGGACGTGCTGCTGGTCGCCTTCGCCGGGATCGGGCTGTGGCAGCTGTGGTCGCAGCCGGCCGAGGCCGAGGGCGGTCAGGACGCGGTACGCGTCCTCGCCCCCGCGCTGCTCCTGCTCGCCGGCGCCGCGCTCGCGCTCCGGCTGGTTCCGCCCGCGCTCGCGCTCGCGGACCGGCTGGCCCGGCGCGCCCGCGGTTTCGTCGTCCCGCTCGCCGCGTTCGAGGCCGCGCGCCGGCCGCAGGCGGTCGCGGCCGGGCTGCTGGTGGGGCTGGCCTGCGCGGCCGGCACGTTCGGCGTCGGGTTCGACGCCACCTGGCAGCGGTCCCAGCACGATCAGGCCGCGCTCGGCGTCGGCACCGACCTGGCGATCACGCTGGACTCCCGGGCCGCGCCCGGTCAGGGCGCCGCCGTGGTGGCCGCGACCGGCGGCACCGCGGCCGCGGTCACGGACCGGCCGGTCTCGGTCGGGCAGTGGCTCGGCAGCGGCGGCGACGCGCCCCGGCTGGTCGCGGTCGACACCGCGCACGCCGGTGAGCTGCTGCGCGGCCGGCTCGACGGCGGGCGCACCTGGGGCGACGTCGGCGCCGCGCTGACGCCGCCGCCCGCGCCCGCGGGCGTGCCGGTGCCGGCCGGCACCGCGATCTCGCTGCGCGGCACGAACACCAGCTCGACGCCGGTCTCGGTCACGCCGCGGCTGATCTTCCAGGACCGGTCCGGGGTACGCGTGCCGTGCCTCGCCGACCCGGTCCCGCTGGACGGCGCCGAGCACCCGCTGCCCGGCTGCGTGCCCACCGACGGCCTCACGCTGGTCGCGGTCGCGCTGCCGGTCAAGGCCGCCTGGGAGTCCGTGTTCGAGGGCCTGACCGGCGCGGGCGGCGACGCGGACGCCGGGACGATCGCGGTCGAGCTGACGCTCCCCGGTGTCACCGGCGCGGCCGGGGCGCCGTGGCGGGCGCACTCGGCCGGCCCGGTGCCGGAGATGCTCAGCGGCCAGACCGCGACGTTCGCCGGCGAGGTGCTCCGGCTGGGCGCGGAGGTGTCGCTGGCCGGCGCGCCGGACGCGGCGCGGACGCTGGTCGCCGCCGTGTTCGACGCGCCCGCGCCCGTGCCGGTCGCGATCTCCGCCCGGTTCGCGGACGAACTGGGCGTCGGGCCGGGCGACCCGCTCTCCGTCACGGTCGGCATCACGCCGGTGAGCGTGCGGGTGGTGGACGTCGTACCGACCGTGCCGTCCGCGCCGGGCGCCGGCGCGCTGCTGGCGGACGCGGACTGGCTCTCCCGCGCGCTGGTCGTGCACAGCGGCGAGGCGACGCCGCCGGTGGACGCGTGGTGGGCCGGCGGCGTCACGCCCGGCGCGGCCGAGCGGGCCGCGGCGCTGCACCTCGGCGCGGTGCTCACCCGGGACGGCGAGGCCGCGCGGCTCACCGGCGGGCCGCTGCGCGCCGGGCTGCCGGCCACGCTGCGGCTGCTGGTACCCGCGGCGGCGTTGCTGCTGCTGGCCGGCGTGATCCTGCACGTCACCTGCGACCTTCAGGTGCGGGCGCTGGAGGTGGCGCGGTTGCGCGGGCTCGGCATGACCCGGCGGGAGATCCGGCGCGTGCTGCTCGGCCAGCACGCGGGCGTCCTGACGCCGCTGATCGTGGCCGGGACACTGGTCGGCGCGCTGGCCACGGTGCTGGTCGCGCCGCCGCTGGTGCGCTCGGACACCGGCGCCGCGCCGACCCCGGCGGCGCTGCCGTACTGGCCGTGGCTCGCCGAGGCCGCGCTGTTCACCGCGCTGCTGGCCGCATGCCTGCTGGCGGTGGCCGTGGTGGTCGCGGTGCAGGCCCGGCGCGCGGACGCGGCCCACCTGCGGGTGGCGTCGTGAGGCCGGCTCCGCACTGGCCGAGCGTCGCCGGCCGGGCGCGCGCCGACGCCGGTCCGCTCGCGCTGGTCGCGGTGGTGGTCGCGGTCGCGGCGCTGCTGACCGGCGCGGTGCCGCCGCTGGTGCGGGCCACGGCGGACGCCGCGGTCCGGGACGCGGTGCGCCGCGCCGGCACCGAGGCGACCATCCGCGTGCAGGCCGGGTGGGAGCCGGACGACGGCCCGACCGGCCGGGTCCGCCAGCCGGAGCTGAGCGCGGACGTGGACTCGGTCCGCCGGCTGACCGTGGCCGGCCTGAGCCCGGACGTGGAGGAGCTGGTCAAGCCGCCGATCGCGTCCGTGATCAGCGACAGCCTGACGATCAAGGGCGGCACCGAGCCGCGCACGGTCCAGCTCGTCTATCTGGCGAACACGCCGGAGGCCGGGGGCGGGCCCGAGGTCACCTGGATCGCCGGCGCCGCGCCCGCCGCCACCGCGGAGGGCGTCGCGGACGTGCGGTACAACGAGGAGTGGACGGTCCAGGCCGGGCTGTCCGAGTCGGCCGCCGCCGCGCTCGGCGTCCGTCCCGGTGACCGGATCGAGGCCCAGGACACCGACTCCAACCGCAAGGAGATCCTGGTCAGCGGCGTCTTCCGGCCGGTCGACCGGAACGATCCGGCGTGGCGGCTGGCGCCGGCCGCGCTCGACCCGGTGGCGGGTGCGGACGGTGTCGGCATCACCCGGTACGGCGCGCTGCTCTCCCGCGACTCGCTGCCGGACGCCCGGCTCGCGCTCACCGCCGAACAGCTCAACCGGACGATCTGGCTCACCCCGGACACGGACACGCTCACCTGGGCCGCGGCCGAGCGGCTCGCCGCCGCCGTGATCACGCTCAAGGCCCGGTCGGACAGCTCCGGCGCGCGCGGCGAGACGATCCGCTGGGAGACCCAGCTGGACGCCGTGCTGCGTGACGCCCGGGGCGCGGTCGACGCCGCCGTCACCCAGGCGTCCGTGCTGCTCATCGGCGTACTCACGGCCGCGGTCCTGGTGCTGCTGCTGGCCGCGGACCTGCTGGCCCGCCGCCGCGCCGGCGCGCTGACCGCGGCCCGGCAGCGCGGCGCCTCCCTGCCCGACCTCGCGGTCGAGCTGCTCGCCGAGTCCGTACCGGTGGCGCTGCTGGCCGCCGCGGCCGGGCTGGCGCTGGCCCGGGTGGTCGCGCCCGGCGTCGCCTGGACCTGGGCGTTGCCCGTGGTGATCGCCGCGATGGTCGCCGGCCCCGCGTTCGGCACCGCGACCGCCGCGCGCGCCACCCGCAACCGGCGTGCGCCCGCGAACCGCTCCGCCCGCCGCTGGGCCGCCCGGACCGCCGAACTGCGCCGGATCACACTGGAGGCGGCGATCGTGCTCGCCGCCGCGGGCGCTTTCGTGTCGCTGCGCCAGCGCGGCATCGTGGCCGGCGACGACGGGCTCCCGGCCAGCGCGCCCGGGCTCGCCGCGGTCGCGGCCGGGCTGCTGGTGCTGCGCCTGATGCCGGTCGGCACCGGCCTCGCGCTGCGCCGGTCCCTGCGCTCGCGCCGGCCGCTCGCGGTCTTCGGCGCCGCACGTGCCGCCGCCACGTCCGGCCGCGCGTTGCCGCTGCTGGCCATGGTCACGGGTACGGCACTGGCCACGTTCGCGCTCACGCTGGACGCCACCACGGCCCGCGGCCTGGCCGACGGCGCCTGGCGCACGACCGGCGCGGACGCCCGCCTGGACGTCGCCCCGGGTGCCAGCGGCTCCACGGCGGACCTGGCGGCCCGGATCGCGGCGGCGCCCGGCGTACGTCACGTGGTGGCGGGGCAGGTGCTGGACGGGGTAGGCGTGATCGCGGACGGATCGGCGGTGACGACGCGGCTGATCGCGGTGGACGCGGCGGCGTTCCGGGACCTGCTGCGGGACACGCCGATTCCGCAAGCGGGGGAGCTGGACCGGCTCGGGGGCGCGGCGCCGGGCCCGGAACCCGGTGGGGTCCGGGATTCCGCTCCCGGGCCGGCCCCGACGGCTGGTACCGCGCAAAGCCCGGCCCCGGATTCCGGCTCGGTCCCGGGTTCGGGCCCGGTATCGGCGGGCGCGCCGGGCGGCGGTTCCGCCTCGGCGTCCGCGTCCGCGGGCGCCGGGTCGGCCGCGACCGCGAGTCCCGGTCCGGGGTCGGCAACCGTGCCCGGCGGCGGTTCGGTGCCCGTCCTGGTGCGGTCCGGTGCCGGCCTGATCAGACCGGGCATGCGGCTTGAGCTGCGGCGGGAGGGCCTTCCCGGCGTGCCGCTGGCCGCGGTCGGGGAGGCGCCGCCGACCGGGGACGCGCCCGACCTGATCATCGCGGACGCCGCCGCGCTGGCCGCCGCCGGAGTGTCGGCGACGCCGGACACGATCTGGGTCACCGGGCCCGGCGCGGCCGACGCGGTACGCGGCGCCGACGTCGCCGCCACCGCGGTGCTCCGGGAGGAGGTGCTCGACGGCCGCCGCGCCGCCCCGCTCACCGCCGGCATGCTGCTGCTCACCCGGGCCGCCGCGATCACGCTGGTCGCGCTGGGACTGCTCGGCCTGCTGCTCGGCGCCGCCGCGGACGCGCCGGAACGCTGGCGGACGCTGAGCCGCCTGCGCACGCTCGGCCTGCGCCCGCGCGACACCCGCCGGGTCGCGGCCGGCGAGCTGCTGCCGCCCGCGCTGGCCGCCGCGATCGCCGGGCCGCTGGCCGGTCTCGCGCTGGCCTGGCTGGCCCGCGAGCCGCTGACGCTGCGGCTGCTGACCGCGCAGCAGTCCGACCCGGCGCTCGTGTTCCCGTGGTGGCAGCTCGCGCTGCTGGTCGCGGTGCTGCCGGTGGCGGCCGCCGTGGTCGCGCCGGTCGAGGCGGCCGTGCGCCGCCGCCGCAACCTGGCGGAGGTCCTCCGAATCGGTGGGTGACTTGCCGGGCACTGTTAGTGTTCTGACGCCGAATTCTCGCCAGTGCCGGGAGCGCGCATGCCTCCAGAGAGAAGCGCCAGGACCGCGGCGACCGCACTCCTCGAGTCGATCACCGACCCGGGCGGTGATCAGTGGATTCACGACCTCGAGGCGCATCGCGCGGCCGTGATCGTCCGGGGTGCCGCGCTGGTCCTGGGCAGCATCCTGGACCACGTCAACGATCACGAACTCGCCGGTCGTACCCCCGGGTTCATCGAGTCCTGCGAGCGCGCCGGGCAGCGAGCGGCGGCCCGTCCCGGCGACTCCGCGCAGCTCGCGGCCGGTCTGCTGTTCTTCATCTCGGTCAATGTGGAGCTGCTCCGGCGGCGCTTCGATCCGCCGTCCCCGGCCGAGCAGCGCGCCTCCGACGACACGTGCCGGCGACTGATCGCCCGGCCGCAGACCCGGCGCGCGATCCACGCGCTCTACGCGCCCGAGGGATTCACCAGGGCGGCACGCCCGGGGGAGCGGCCCGAGTCCGCGATCTGGCGGCACCTCGACGTGGACTCGATGGCGTACTTCAAGGCCGGCACCACGTCGCTGATCCTGACCGTGCGGGAGCAGGGCGAGACCGGCCCGCCCGCGTGGGTGCTCAAGTGCGTGCTGTTCCCGTGGGGCAACATGTCCGCGATCGCGAACGCCACCGCGGCCTACGCGTCCGTCTACGGCCGGGCACCCGATCCGATCGTACGGCCGCGCGCCTCCACCACCCGCTGGGTGCTGATGCCGCGGCAGGAGGGCGACACGCTGCGCGAGCGGATCGACCGGTGCCGGGCCGCGGGCGAACTCGACCGGGCCGGGGACCGGATCGCGTTCGCCCGGACCGTCGCTGCGGAGATCATCGCGGCGCTGCGGGTGGTCACGGACGCGCGCTACCAGCACCTGGACC
It encodes:
- a CDS encoding ABC transporter permease yields the protein MTFLVRRARAQWPLLAALLAVVTVGVTLLGVCALLITRTGERAVETAAARAVAEETDVTAYTVTVGGPDARSVIEDTGGVLTDALAPLPATLSTRASTLLRPLPSVPKGGDFPSQGYLSAVSDLASRVEVVEGRLPAAGYETAVFTSTATQLGIDVGDRLPFGVETSPARPAGFEVTVVGVVAPLPGTGWDRDPLAAAGFNPAYNDGRFQRPLATYGPFLVGLETLLGTGSSLDRLDVTAHPDLSGADRRDLDAVEARVRAADRRLGGVLGDRVEIERIATNLPRTLAAADEQQQVTTATVASVAILGSVLTATALALAGRLTAGVRTVETSLLTALGFSRRQLAATAVTESLLIAGLAVAIGVPASSGLHASLTQLPALRDAGLAERPAVTVIQVLAVAGGALALTAVLVSLALRPVTEVRARRGRAELLARSGADVLLVAFAGIGLWQLWSQPAEAEGGQDAVRVLAPALLLLAGAALALRLVPPALALADRLARRARGFVVPLAAFEAARRPQAVAAGLLVGLACAAGTFGVGFDATWQRSQHDQAALGVGTDLAITLDSRAAPGQGAAVVAATGGTAAAVTDRPVSVGQWLGSGGDAPRLVAVDTAHAGELLRGRLDGGRTWGDVGAALTPPPAPAGVPVPAGTAISLRGTNTSSTPVSVTPRLIFQDRSGVRVPCLADPVPLDGAEHPLPGCVPTDGLTLVAVALPVKAAWESVFEGLTGAGGDADAGTIAVELTLPGVTGAAGAPWRAHSAGPVPEMLSGQTATFAGEVLRLGAEVSLAGAPDAARTLVAAVFDAPAPVPVAISARFADELGVGPGDPLSVTVGITPVSVRVVDVVPTVPSAPGAGALLADADWLSRALVVHSGEATPPVDAWWAGGVTPGAAERAAALHLGAVLTRDGEAARLTGGPLRAGLPATLRLLVPAAALLLLAGVILHVTCDLQVRALEVARLRGLGMTRREIRRVLLGQHAGVLTPLIVAGTLVGALATVLVAPPLVRSDTGAAPTPAALPYWPWLAEAALFTALLAACLLAVAVVVAVQARRADAAHLRVAS
- a CDS encoding FtsX-like permease family protein, whose amino-acid sequence is MRPAPHWPSVAGRARADAGPLALVAVVVAVAALLTGAVPPLVRATADAAVRDAVRRAGTEATIRVQAGWEPDDGPTGRVRQPELSADVDSVRRLTVAGLSPDVEELVKPPIASVISDSLTIKGGTEPRTVQLVYLANTPEAGGGPEVTWIAGAAPAATAEGVADVRYNEEWTVQAGLSESAAAALGVRPGDRIEAQDTDSNRKEILVSGVFRPVDRNDPAWRLAPAALDPVAGADGVGITRYGALLSRDSLPDARLALTAEQLNRTIWLTPDTDTLTWAAAERLAAAVITLKARSDSSGARGETIRWETQLDAVLRDARGAVDAAVTQASVLLIGVLTAAVLVLLLAADLLARRRAGALTAARQRGASLPDLAVELLAESVPVALLAAAAGLALARVVAPGVAWTWALPVVIAAMVAGPAFGTATAARATRNRRAPANRSARRWAARTAELRRITLEAAIVLAAAGAFVSLRQRGIVAGDDGLPASAPGLAAVAAGLLVLRLMPVGTGLALRRSLRSRRPLAVFGAARAAATSGRALPLLAMVTGTALATFALTLDATTARGLADGAWRTTGADARLDVAPGASGSTADLAARIAAAPGVRHVVAGQVLDGVGVIADGSAVTTRLIAVDAAAFRDLLRDTPIPQAGELDRLGGAAPGPEPGGVRDSAPGPAPTAGTAQSPAPDSGSVPGSGPVSAGAPGGGSASASASAGAGSAATASPGPGSATVPGGGSVPVLVRSGAGLIRPGMRLELRREGLPGVPLAAVGEAPPTGDAPDLIIADAAALAAAGVSATPDTIWVTGPGAADAVRGADVAATAVLREEVLDGRRAAPLTAGMLLLTRAAAITLVALGLLGLLLGAAADAPERWRTLSRLRTLGLRPRDTRRVAAGELLPPALAAAIAGPLAGLALAWLAREPLTLRLLTAQQSDPALVFPWWQLALLVAVLPVAAAVVAPVEAAVRRRRNLAEVLRIGG